One genomic window of Novosphingobium aureum includes the following:
- a CDS encoding CinA family protein, whose translation MGKQLLFPTDLVELAERVIVENKALGRMIAVAESCTGGLVCAALTEVPGSSSVLDRGFVTYSNEAKQEMLGVQTDLIEAFGAVSPATAWAMAQGAIKQSQADVAVAISGIAGPDGGSELKPVGTVVFARAFRGDDEVNAEQQLIEGNDRATIRHKAALVALELLLP comes from the coding sequence ATGGGCAAACAGCTACTCTTCCCCACCGATCTCGTGGAGCTCGCCGAGCGGGTCATCGTCGAGAACAAGGCGCTCGGCCGCATGATCGCGGTCGCCGAGAGCTGCACCGGCGGCCTCGTGTGCGCGGCGCTGACCGAGGTGCCCGGCTCCTCGAGCGTGCTCGACCGCGGTTTCGTGACCTATTCAAACGAGGCCAAGCAGGAAATGCTCGGCGTCCAGACCGACCTGATCGAGGCCTTCGGCGCGGTCTCGCCGGCGACTGCCTGGGCGATGGCGCAGGGCGCGATCAAGCAGAGCCAGGCCGACGTTGCCGTTGCGATCAGCGGAATTGCCGGTCCCGACGGCGGCAGCGAACTCAAGCCGGTGGGCACCGTGGTCTTCGCCCGCGCCTTTCGCGGCGATGACGAGGTCAATGCAGAACAGCAGCTGATCGAGGGCAACGACCGCGCCACGATTCGCCACAAGGCCGCGCTCGTCGCGCTGGAACTGCTGCTGCCCTGA
- a CDS encoding type II toxin-antitoxin system RatA family toxin has translation MPGIHETYRLPYSAEQMFDLVADVGRYQEFLPWVVATRVRSDSESEMVADMLVGFKALREKFTSRVEKTRPSEIRVHYVDGPMKDLDNVWTFHPVGETACDIEFDVRFSFRNALFEKLAGQYFDKAFRKMVAAFETRAEELYGPPVES, from the coding sequence GTGCCCGGTATCCACGAAACCTACCGCCTGCCTTACAGCGCCGAGCAGATGTTCGACCTCGTCGCCGATGTCGGTCGCTATCAGGAATTCCTGCCCTGGGTCGTCGCGACCCGCGTGCGTTCGGACAGCGAGAGCGAGATGGTTGCGGACATGCTGGTCGGCTTCAAGGCGCTGCGCGAGAAGTTCACCTCGCGCGTCGAGAAGACCCGCCCGAGCGAGATTCGCGTGCACTACGTCGATGGGCCGATGAAGGACCTCGACAACGTCTGGACCTTCCACCCGGTCGGCGAGACTGCCTGCGATATCGAGTTCGACGTGCGCTTCTCGTTTCGCAATGCCTTGTTCGAGAAGCTTGCGGGACAGTATTTCGACAAGGCCTTCCGCAAGATGGTCGCTGCCTTCGAGACCCGCGCCGAAGAGCTCTACGGCCCGCCGGTCGAGAGCTGA
- the lipA gene encoding lipoyl synthase has product MNDLSSAPKPERQRKPDWIRVKAPTSRGYGETRKLMRDLKLNTVCEEAACPNIGECWTKKHATVMILGDTCTRACAFCNVKTGMPGRVDTAEPANVAELALKTGLEHIVITSVDRDDLPDGGANQFVRVIEELRAATPKTTIEILTPDFRGKMRAAIEKIVAAGPDVFNHNLETVPRLYPTIRPGARYYASLRLLEEVKAHNPAIFTKSGIMLGLGEERLEVHQVMDDMRCADIDFLTMGQYLRPTPKHAEVKEFVTPQAFDAYGSIARAKGFLQVASSPLTRSSYHAGDDFAEMRAAREAKLAGKTR; this is encoded by the coding sequence ATGAACGACCTTTCCTCTGCCCCGAAGCCCGAACGTCAGCGCAAGCCCGACTGGATCCGCGTCAAGGCGCCGACCTCGCGCGGCTACGGCGAAACGCGCAAGCTGATGCGCGATCTTAAGCTCAACACGGTGTGCGAGGAAGCAGCCTGCCCGAATATCGGCGAGTGCTGGACCAAGAAACATGCGACCGTGATGATCCTTGGCGATACCTGCACGCGCGCCTGCGCGTTCTGCAACGTCAAGACCGGCATGCCCGGTCGCGTCGACACCGCAGAGCCGGCCAATGTCGCCGAACTCGCGCTCAAGACCGGGCTCGAACACATCGTCATCACCTCGGTCGACCGTGACGACCTGCCCGATGGCGGTGCCAACCAGTTCGTGCGCGTGATCGAGGAGCTGCGCGCGGCGACACCCAAGACCACGATCGAGATCCTGACCCCCGATTTCCGCGGCAAGATGCGCGCGGCGATCGAGAAGATCGTCGCTGCCGGACCCGACGTGTTCAACCACAACCTCGAGACCGTGCCGCGTCTCTATCCCACGATCCGTCCCGGCGCGCGCTACTATGCCTCGCTGCGTCTGCTCGAAGAGGTCAAGGCGCACAATCCGGCGATCTTCACCAAGTCGGGCATCATGCTCGGTCTGGGCGAAGAGCGCCTCGAGGTGCACCAGGTCATGGACGACATGCGTTGCGCGGACATCGACTTCCTGACCATGGGCCAGTACCTGCGCCCGACGCCCAAGCACGCCGAGGTCAAGGAATTCGTCACCCCGCAGGCCTTCGATGCCTATGGTTCGATCGCGCGTGCCAAGGGCTTCCTTCAGGTTGCTTCCTCGCCGCTGACCCGGTCGAGCTACCACGCGGGCGATGACTTTGCCGAGATGCGTGCCGCGCGCGAAGCGAAGCTGGCCGGGAAGACGCGTTGA
- a CDS encoding carbonic anhydrase yields the protein MSNAPSPVLDTLLEGYRRFRDTGWTPHRERWDKLSKSQEPEVMVISCSDSRVDPSQIFDVDPGEIFVVRNVAALVPPYETTPGHHGVSAALEFAVQVLKVKEVVVMGHGMCGGCKAALSQAMHGNEPGEGGFVADWIALLDEAREGVASAHGTSGRAAEREMELAGVKVSLANLLTFPWVAEKVASGELTLRGAFFAISDGILHLLDEESGEFKPAA from the coding sequence ATGAGCAATGCCCCCTCTCCCGTTCTCGACACCCTGCTCGAGGGCTACCGCCGCTTTCGCGACACCGGCTGGACACCGCACCGCGAGCGTTGGGACAAGCTCAGCAAGAGCCAGGAACCCGAGGTCATGGTCATCTCCTGCTCGGACAGCCGCGTCGACCCCAGCCAGATCTTCGACGTCGATCCGGGCGAGATCTTCGTTGTGCGCAACGTCGCCGCGCTCGTCCCGCCCTACGAGACAACGCCCGGCCACCACGGCGTATCGGCCGCGCTCGAGTTCGCGGTTCAGGTCCTCAAGGTCAAGGAAGTCGTGGTCATGGGCCATGGCATGTGCGGCGGTTGCAAGGCCGCGCTCAGCCAGGCGATGCACGGTAACGAGCCGGGTGAAGGCGGCTTCGTCGCCGACTGGATCGCGCTGCTTGACGAGGCCCGCGAGGGCGTCGCCAGCGCACACGGCACCTCGGGCCGTGCGGCAGAGCGCGAGATGGAACTGGCCGGCGTGAAGGTCAGCCTCGCCAACCTGCTCACCTTCCCTTGGGTCGCAGAGAAGGTCGCGAGCGGCGAACTGACCCTGCGCGGCGCGTTCTTCGCGATCTCGGATGGCATCCTGCACCTGCTCGACGAGGAGAGTGGCGAGTTCAAGCCCGCCGCCTGA
- the gyrA gene encoding DNA gyrase subunit A translates to MSDDTEILDPTGPEGEYARIDIVDEMKTSYLDYAMSVIVSRALPDVRDGLKPVHRRILWTSHENGFTSTKAYRKSARIVGDTMGKYHPHGDAAIYDALARMTQDWSLRLPLIDGQGNFGSMDPDPPASMRYTEARLAKVADALLSDIDKDTVNFQPNYDGAEHEPQVLPARFPNLLVNGAGGIAVGMATNIPPHNLGEVIDGCFAMMDNPGITSEDLFEIIPGPDFPTGSLILGRGGARNAYTTGRGSIMQRCRHEIEEGRGDRRSIVLTSIPFQVGKNNLVEKIAEAAKDKRIEGVSDIRDESNREGMRVVIELKRDASPEVVLNQVWRNTPAQSNFAANMLAIRGGKPEILTLRDIIQSFIQFREEVITRRTKYELNKARDRAHILLGLVVAVSNLDEVVAMIRGASNPADARARLLAKEWPIGEIAPYIRLVEAIEPDAEQEGGTYRLSETQVRAILELRLHRLTALGRDEIGDELKELAVAIEEYLSILADRVKLYAVMREELQAVRDAYATPRKSEITAAFDGIDDEDLIEREDMVVTVTMDGYIKRTPLSTFRAQARGGKGRAGMATKDEDAVTTMFVTSTHNPVLFFSTAGKVYRLKVYKLPEGGPATRGRPIVNMLPALDKDETIQTVLALPEDEAEWGKLSVVFATSKGNVRRNSMDSFANIPSNGKFAMKFDTNADGTPSDDYLIGVALLEPTDDVLLATRQGKAIRFAGDQVREFTSRTSTGVRGMTLKGDDRVISLSILHRVGTESEERDEYLKFAPWKGEREGESTLSAERQAELAEREEFILTVCANGYGKMSSAYEYRRTGRGGQGITNIDNIGRNGPVVASFPASQAQQLMLVTDQAKMIRLPLATLRVIGRGSAGVRLFHVAKDEHVVSAVRLDEEAEEEVIEAAVEAEAAAETGIETPTAADEATEGDDDAGTDEGEA, encoded by the coding sequence GTGAGCGACGACACCGAAATTCTCGACCCGACGGGCCCCGAGGGCGAATACGCCCGCATCGACATCGTCGATGAGATGAAGACGAGCTATCTCGATTACGCGATGAGCGTGATCGTGAGTCGCGCGCTTCCCGACGTTCGCGACGGCCTCAAGCCGGTGCACAGGCGTATCCTGTGGACCAGCCACGAGAACGGCTTCACCTCGACCAAGGCCTACCGCAAGTCGGCGCGTATCGTCGGCGATACCATGGGTAAGTACCACCCCCATGGCGACGCCGCGATCTACGACGCGCTGGCGCGCATGACCCAGGACTGGTCGCTGCGCCTGCCGCTTATCGACGGCCAGGGCAACTTCGGCTCGATGGACCCCGATCCGCCGGCCTCGATGCGTTACACCGAGGCGCGCCTTGCCAAGGTCGCCGACGCGCTGCTGTCCGACATCGACAAGGACACGGTCAACTTCCAGCCCAACTACGACGGCGCCGAGCACGAACCGCAGGTTCTGCCCGCCCGCTTCCCCAACCTGCTGGTCAACGGCGCGGGCGGCATCGCGGTCGGCATGGCGACCAACATCCCGCCGCACAACCTGGGCGAAGTGATCGACGGCTGCTTTGCCATGATGGACAATCCGGGGATCACCTCGGAGGACCTCTTCGAGATCATTCCCGGCCCCGACTTCCCGACCGGATCGCTGATCCTGGGCCGGGGCGGCGCGCGCAATGCCTACACCACCGGGCGCGGCTCGATCATGCAGCGCTGCCGCCACGAGATCGAAGAGGGCCGCGGCGATCGCCGTTCGATCGTCCTCACCTCGATCCCCTTCCAGGTCGGCAAGAACAACCTCGTCGAGAAGATCGCCGAGGCTGCCAAGGACAAGCGCATCGAAGGCGTCTCGGACATCCGCGACGAATCGAACCGCGAAGGCATGCGCGTCGTCATCGAGCTCAAGCGCGATGCCTCGCCCGAAGTCGTGCTCAACCAGGTCTGGCGCAACACCCCGGCGCAGTCGAACTTCGCCGCCAACATGCTCGCGATCCGCGGCGGCAAGCCCGAGATCCTGACGCTGCGCGACATTATACAGTCGTTCATCCAGTTCCGCGAAGAGGTCATCACCCGGCGCACCAAGTACGAGCTGAACAAGGCGCGCGACCGTGCGCACATCTTGCTCGGCCTCGTCGTCGCCGTCTCGAACCTCGACGAGGTCGTGGCGATGATCCGCGGCGCATCCAACCCCGCCGATGCACGCGCACGCCTGCTCGCCAAGGAATGGCCGATCGGCGAGATCGCGCCCTACATCCGTCTCGTCGAGGCGATCGAGCCCGACGCCGAGCAGGAAGGCGGCACCTACCGCCTTTCCGAAACCCAGGTCCGCGCCATCCTCGAGCTGCGCCTCCACCGTCTCACCGCGCTCGGCCGCGACGAGATCGGCGACGAGCTCAAGGAACTGGCCGTCGCGATCGAGGAATACCTCTCGATCCTCGCAGACCGCGTGAAGCTCTACGCGGTCATGCGCGAGGAACTGCAGGCGGTGCGCGATGCCTACGCCACCCCGCGCAAGTCCGAGATCACCGCCGCCTTCGACGGAATCGACGACGAGGACCTGATCGAGCGCGAGGACATGGTCGTGACCGTGACCATGGACGGCTACATCAAGCGCACCCCGCTCTCGACCTTCCGTGCGCAGGCACGCGGCGGCAAGGGCCGCGCCGGCATGGCGACGAAGGACGAGGATGCCGTGACGACGATGTTCGTCACCTCCACCCACAACCCGGTGCTGTTCTTCTCGACCGCCGGCAAGGTCTACCGCCTCAAGGTCTACAAGCTGCCCGAAGGCGGCCCGGCCACGCGCGGTCGCCCGATCGTCAACATGCTGCCCGCACTCGACAAGGACGAGACCATCCAGACCGTGCTCGCCCTCCCCGAGGACGAGGCGGAATGGGGCAAGCTCTCGGTGGTCTTCGCCACCTCCAAGGGCAACGTGCGCCGCAACTCCATGGACAGCTTCGCGAACATTCCGTCCAACGGCAAGTTCGCGATGAAGTTCGACACCAACGCCGACGGCACGCCCAGCGACGACTACCTCATCGGCGTCGCGCTGCTCGAGCCGACCGACGACGTGCTGCTCGCTACCCGCCAGGGCAAGGCGATCCGCTTCGCCGGCGATCAGGTCCGCGAGTTCACGAGCCGCACCTCGACCGGCGTTCGCGGCATGACGCTCAAGGGCGACGACCGCGTAATCTCGCTCTCGATCCTGCACCGCGTGGGTACCGAGAGCGAAGAGCGTGACGAGTACCTCAAGTTCGCCCCCTGGAAGGGCGAGCGCGAGGGCGAATCGACGCTTTCGGCCGAACGACAGGCAGAGCTGGCCGAGCGTGAGGAATTCATCCTCACCGTCTGCGCCAACGGCTACGGCAAGATGTCCTCGGCCTACGAGTACCGCCGCACCGGTCGTGGTGGCCAGGGCATCACCAATATCGACAACATCGGCCGCAACGGTCCGGTCGTCGCCAGCTTCCCGGCGAGCCAGGCACAGCAGCTCATGCTCGTCACCGACCAGGCCAAGATGATCCGTCTCCCGCTCGCGACGCTGCGCGTCATCGGGCGCGGCTCGGCGGGCGTGCGCCTGTTCCACGTCGCCAAGGACGAGCACGTCGTCTCCGCGGTACGCCTCGACGAGGAAGCCGAGGAAGAGGTGATCGAGGCCGCGGTCGAGGCCGAGGCTGCCGCCGAAACCGGCATCGAGACCCCGACGGCTGCGGACGAGGCGACCGAGGGCGATGATGACGCCGGTACTGACGAGGGCGAGGCCTGA
- a CDS encoding DUF952 domain-containing protein, producing MSSAPLPDVAYKILTREQLDTLLADGTFGGAPIDIADGYIHMSSAGQVRETLEKHFAGQDDVHLAAVDLRALEAAIRWEVSRGGALFPHLYADLPLAAVIAHAPVAWNEDGSLALPG from the coding sequence ATGTCCAGCGCCCCCCTGCCTGACGTCGCCTACAAGATCCTGACCCGCGAGCAGCTCGATACGCTGCTCGCGGACGGGACCTTCGGGGGTGCTCCGATCGACATTGCCGATGGCTACATCCACATGTCGAGCGCGGGACAAGTCCGCGAGACGCTCGAGAAGCACTTCGCCGGACAGGACGATGTCCACCTAGCCGCGGTCGATCTTCGTGCACTCGAGGCGGCGATACGCTGGGAAGTCTCGCGCGGCGGAGCGCTGTTCCCGCACCTCTACGCCGACCTGCCGCTGGCCGCGGTCATCGCGCATGCGCCGGTGGCGTGGAACGAGGACGGCTCGCTCGCCCTGCCCGGCTGA
- the trmFO gene encoding methylenetetrahydrofolate--tRNA-(uracil(54)-C(5))-methyltransferase (FADH(2)-oxidizing) TrmFO, which yields MTQEVHIIGGGLAGSEAAWQLARRGFKVRLSEMRGASADKGGERTPAHNSDGLAELVCSNSFRSDDDEKNAVGLLHHEMRRCDSLIMGAAAVAAVPAGSALAVDREVFSAEVEKRLGALPNVEIVRERIDTLPAEGTTIVATGPLTAASLAQSIGAATGADSLAFFDAIAPIVYRDTIDMDVCWMASRWDKPSKVGGGVKDYINCPMNKEQYLAFHQALIEGEKTSFKEWEANTPYFDGCMPIEVMAERGVETLRFGPMKPVGLDNPHWATEEHPNGRWAYAVVQLRQDNKLGTLWNMVGFQTKLKHAEQVRLFRTIPGLENAEFARLGGLHRNTFLNSPVLLDRQLRLKSAPHVRFAGQITGCEGYVESAAVGLMSGLMTASELAGRTWQAPPATSAMGALLSHITGDAEAESYQPMNVNFGLFPPLHEVSKKARKEAYTSRAKEDFSPWIAGLVPAA from the coding sequence ATGACACAAGAGGTTCACATCATCGGCGGCGGCCTTGCCGGCAGCGAGGCCGCCTGGCAGCTCGCCCGTCGCGGTTTCAAGGTCCGTCTTTCCGAAATGCGCGGGGCCAGCGCCGACAAGGGCGGCGAGCGCACGCCTGCGCACAACAGCGACGGGCTTGCCGAACTGGTCTGCTCCAACTCGTTCCGTTCGGACGACGACGAGAAGAACGCGGTCGGTCTGCTTCACCACGAGATGCGCCGCTGCGATTCGCTGATCATGGGCGCTGCCGCCGTCGCCGCGGTACCGGCAGGCTCGGCGCTCGCCGTCGACCGCGAGGTGTTCTCGGCCGAGGTCGAGAAGCGCCTCGGCGCCCTGCCCAATGTCGAGATCGTGCGCGAGCGCATCGACACCCTGCCGGCCGAAGGCACGACCATCGTCGCCACCGGCCCGCTCACCGCAGCCTCGCTCGCGCAGAGCATCGGCGCGGCGACGGGCGCGGACAGCCTCGCCTTCTTCGACGCGATCGCCCCGATCGTCTACCGCGACACGATCGACATGGACGTGTGCTGGATGGCCTCGCGCTGGGACAAGCCCTCGAAAGTGGGCGGCGGCGTCAAGGACTACATCAACTGCCCGATGAACAAGGAGCAGTACCTAGCCTTCCATCAGGCGCTGATCGAGGGCGAGAAGACCTCGTTCAAGGAATGGGAGGCCAATACCCCCTATTTCGACGGCTGCATGCCTATCGAGGTCATGGCCGAACGCGGGGTGGAGACGCTGCGCTTCGGACCGATGAAGCCGGTCGGGCTCGACAATCCGCACTGGGCAACCGAGGAACATCCCAACGGCCGCTGGGCCTATGCCGTCGTCCAGCTGCGGCAGGACAACAAGCTGGGTACCTTGTGGAACATGGTCGGCTTCCAGACCAAGCTCAAGCATGCCGAGCAGGTCCGCCTGTTCCGCACCATCCCGGGGCTCGAGAACGCCGAATTCGCGCGGCTTGGCGGTCTGCACCGCAATACCTTCCTCAACTCGCCGGTCCTGCTCGACCGCCAGCTGCGGCTCAAGAGCGCGCCGCACGTGCGCTTCGCGGGCCAGATCACCGGCTGCGAGGGTTACGTCGAGAGCGCGGCGGTCGGCCTCATGTCGGGGCTCATGACTGCCAGCGAACTGGCCGGGCGTACCTGGCAGGCGCCGCCCGCGACAAGCGCGATGGGCGCCCTGCTTTCGCACATCACCGGCGATGCCGAGGCCGAGAGCTATCAGCCCATGAACGTCAACTTCGGCCTGTTCCCGCCTCTCCACGAGGTCAGCAAGAAGGCCCGCAAGGAAGCCTACACGAGCCGCGCCAAGGAGGACTTTTCGCCTTGGATCGCGGGGCTGGTGCCTGCGGCCTGA
- a CDS encoding Tad domain-containing protein has product MSKNRLFQDRRGNTFVILAAALAPMLALVGGGIDMGRSYISETRLQQACDAGVLASRKALGSAVVTNGIVPGEVSVIGNRFFNANFPYGSYGTKDRKFAMTLESDYSISGTASADVPTTIMRIFGQMVVPVSVACQAKLNFSNTDVMMVLDTTGSMADTNPGDSAPKISILRQVVKNFHAQLEGSKTAGVRIRYGFVPYSTNVNVGYLLKSQWMVDKASYEGRVATDTGQTQTVTKYKYSYTPQSGTQSAIAGYTAAACPGNTATSQMIAYGSGSGWEVWDTRVNGTAYNCARAGSQVNVTGTQYSNYVYRTVKQADGTETKRIYKWNYKGVELDVSGFKGSGNDALYKGGTIWPQMAGTPYATAKLSATFKGCIEERDTYQISDYDNVDLSRAIDLDIDRVPDPSRPGTQWRPILHEVSFLRAMKPTGGSWSKAAKLTDEDYLQASNYGFSACPSRAHKLAEMSSGEVASYVDGLVAEGSTYHDIGMIWGGRLLSPTGLFASENADLGRIPTSRHMIFLTDGETSALDVSYGSYGVEPLSERRWSPTSPYTLTQTLEKRFTFACNEVKKKNITVWVIGFGTQMTDMLKSCAGNGHWFQANDADQLSDAFDSIAKSMGDLRIVR; this is encoded by the coding sequence ATGTCGAAAAACCGACTTTTTCAGGATCGCCGGGGCAACACCTTCGTGATCCTCGCAGCGGCGCTTGCGCCGATGCTGGCGCTCGTCGGCGGCGGCATCGACATGGGCCGCAGCTACATCTCCGAGACGCGCCTGCAGCAGGCCTGCGACGCGGGCGTCCTCGCCTCGCGCAAGGCGCTTGGTTCGGCGGTCGTGACCAACGGCATCGTTCCGGGCGAGGTCTCGGTCATCGGCAATCGCTTCTTCAACGCCAACTTTCCTTACGGCTCCTACGGGACCAAGGACCGCAAGTTCGCCATGACGCTCGAGAGCGACTATTCGATCTCGGGTACCGCGAGCGCCGACGTGCCGACCACGATCATGCGCATTTTCGGCCAGATGGTCGTGCCGGTCAGCGTCGCTTGCCAGGCCAAGCTCAATTTCTCGAACACTGACGTGATGATGGTGCTCGATACGACCGGCTCGATGGCCGACACCAATCCCGGCGACAGCGCCCCCAAGATCTCCATCCTGCGGCAGGTGGTGAAGAACTTCCACGCTCAGCTCGAAGGCAGCAAGACTGCCGGCGTGCGCATCCGCTACGGCTTCGTCCCCTACTCGACCAACGTCAACGTGGGCTATCTGCTCAAGTCGCAGTGGATGGTCGACAAGGCCAGCTACGAGGGCCGCGTCGCGACCGATACCGGTCAGACCCAGACCGTGACCAAGTACAAGTACAGCTATACGCCGCAGAGCGGGACCCAGTCGGCGATTGCCGGTTACACTGCCGCCGCCTGCCCGGGCAACACCGCGACCTCGCAGATGATCGCCTATGGTTCGGGCAGTGGCTGGGAGGTGTGGGACACGCGCGTCAACGGCACTGCCTACAACTGCGCGCGGGCTGGCAGCCAGGTCAACGTGACCGGCACCCAGTACAGCAACTATGTCTACCGCACGGTCAAACAGGCCGACGGCACCGAGACCAAACGCATCTACAAGTGGAACTACAAGGGCGTCGAACTCGACGTCTCGGGCTTCAAGGGCAGCGGCAACGATGCACTCTACAAGGGCGGTACGATATGGCCGCAGATGGCAGGAACGCCGTATGCCACGGCCAAGCTCTCTGCCACTTTCAAGGGTTGCATCGAGGAGCGCGACACCTACCAGATCAGCGACTACGACAATGTCGATCTCTCGCGCGCGATCGATCTCGACATCGACCGCGTCCCCGATCCCTCGCGGCCCGGCACGCAGTGGCGTCCGATCCTGCACGAGGTCTCGTTCCTGCGCGCGATGAAGCCGACCGGTGGTAGCTGGTCCAAGGCCGCGAAGCTGACCGACGAAGACTACCTCCAGGCCAGCAATTACGGCTTCTCCGCATGTCCGAGCCGCGCACACAAGCTTGCCGAGATGAGCTCCGGCGAAGTGGCCAGCTATGTCGATGGGCTCGTTGCCGAAGGCAGCACCTATCATGACATCGGCATGATCTGGGGTGGACGACTGCTCTCGCCCACCGGCCTGTTCGCAAGCGAGAATGCCGACCTTGGCCGCATCCCGACCTCGCGTCACATGATCTTCCTCACCGACGGCGAGACTTCCGCACTGGATGTGAGCTACGGGTCCTACGGGGTCGAGCCCCTCAGCGAGAGGCGCTGGTCGCCAACCTCGCCCTACACCCTGACCCAAACGCTGGAGAAGCGCTTCACCTTCGCCTGCAACGAAGTGAAGAAGAAGAACATCACCGTGTGGGTAATCGGTTTCGGCACGCAGATGACCGACATGCTCAAGAGTTGCGCAGGTAATGGCCACTGGTTCCAGGCAAACGACGCCGACCAGCTTTCGGACGCCTTCGATTCCATCGCCAAGTCGATGGGCGACCTGAGGATCGTGCGATGA
- a CDS encoding TadE family protein gives MNRKTAHSARIAAARAALRRDTRGVAAVEFALVAPVLLMTLFGLFDLGYNLYTAELLEGAVQKAARDATIEGSQLKTDSLDQSVTDMVHRLAPAAELTFTRTAYSSFSDVGKPEDYDDLNGNGKCDYGEPYEDANNNGHWDADRGKQGMGGARDAVLYQVEITYPRPFPVTALLGMGSDFTLNATTVLRNQPYDLSETTPHIGNCP, from the coding sequence ATGAACCGCAAAACCGCTCACTCGGCTCGCATCGCTGCTGCGCGGGCGGCCCTGAGGCGTGACACACGCGGTGTGGCCGCGGTGGAGTTCGCGCTCGTCGCACCGGTCCTGCTCATGACGCTGTTCGGCCTGTTCGACCTGGGCTACAACCTCTATACCGCCGAACTGCTCGAAGGCGCGGTCCAGAAGGCTGCGCGCGATGCCACGATCGAGGGCAGTCAGCTCAAGACCGACAGTCTCGACCAGTCGGTCACGGACATGGTTCACCGGCTCGCTCCTGCAGCCGAACTGACCTTCACCCGCACCGCCTACAGCTCGTTCTCCGACGTCGGGAAGCCCGAGGATTACGATGACCTCAACGGCAACGGCAAGTGCGACTACGGCGAGCCTTACGAGGATGCCAACAATAACGGACACTGGGACGCGGACCGCGGCAAGCAGGGCATGGGCGGCGCACGCGACGCGGTGCTCTACCAGGTGGAAATCACCTATCCGCGCCCCTTCCCGGTTACCGCGCTGCTGGGCATGGGATCCGATTTCACCCTCAATGCCACCACCGTGCTGCGCAACCAGCCCTACGACTTGTCCGAGACCACCCCGCACATCGGAAATTGCCCATGA
- a CDS encoding pilus assembly protein codes for MIAKLAHAPRMLRRLLRERRAVAVTETALMLPFFLGAGLYGIELANYSLTTMKVGQLATHIADNASRIGDTSTLENRKIYESDINDLLLGASIQAGNGMDLYGNGRVILSSLEVNANGKQYIHWQRCMGMLEANSSFGDEGEILPNGIGYAGRTVLAMDDDAVAFVEIQYEYQPLVSKSLIGEPQIESIASYNVRASRDLSQVYQLDAANPATVHDCATYSDS; via the coding sequence ATGATCGCAAAGCTTGCCCACGCCCCCCGCATGCTGCGGCGCCTGCTTCGAGAAAGACGCGCGGTCGCGGTGACGGAGACTGCGCTGATGCTGCCCTTCTTCCTGGGCGCGGGCCTCTACGGCATCGAACTGGCGAACTATTCGCTCACGACCATGAAGGTCGGCCAACTGGCAACGCACATCGCCGACAACGCCTCGCGCATCGGCGACACCTCCACGCTCGAGAACCGCAAGATCTACGAAAGCGACATCAACGATCTGCTGCTCGGGGCCTCGATCCAGGCCGGGAACGGCATGGACCTGTACGGCAATGGCCGCGTCATCCTGTCGAGCCTCGAGGTCAATGCCAATGGCAAGCAGTATATTCACTGGCAGCGCTGCATGGGCATGCTCGAAGCCAACTCCAGCTTCGGCGACGAGGGCGAGATCCTGCCCAACGGCATCGGCTATGCCGGGCGCACGGTGCTGGCGATGGACGACGATGCGGTCGCTTTCGTCGAGATCCAGTACGAGTACCAGCCCCTCGTCTCGAAATCCCTGATCGGCGAGCCGCAGATCGAGTCGATCGCCTCGTACAACGTACGCGCCAGTCGCGACCTCTCGCAGGTCTACCAGCTCGACGCGGCAAACCCGGCGACCGTGCACGACTGCGCGACCTATTCCGACAGCTGA